CGGCATAGCTCCTGCCGTCGGCTCGAGGTTGTTGGCCGTCCAGCGCCGCGCAAATGGCATGCACGACGTCAATGTTCCGCCGTTCCGCATTGCCGCCGACATTGTAGGTTTCGCCCGGCGTGCCCCTCTCGAACACGGCCCGCAGGGCGCGGGCATGGTCTTCCACGAACAGCCAGTCGCGCACATTGCTGCCGTCGCCGTAAACAGGGAGGGGCGAGCCCGCCAGAGCACGGATAATGATGAGGGGGATCAGCTTCTCGGGAAAGTGATAAGGGCCGTAATTGTTGGAGCAGTTTGTGACGAGCACGGGCACGCCGTAGGTATGGCCCCAAGCCCGCACGAGATGGTCCGACGCGGCCTTGGACGACGAGTAGGGCGAGCGCGGGTCATAAGCTGTCGTCTCGGTGAAATAACCAGTGTCGCCGAGCGAGCCGAACACCTCGTCGGTGGAGATGTGGTGGAAGCGGAACGCATCCTTCTCCGTCCCCTCCAGGCCCTGCCAGTATCCGAGCGCCTGTTGCAGCATCGTATAGGTACCGACGATGTTAGTCTGAATGAACTCGCCCGGCCCGTCGATGGATCGATCAACATGGCTCTCCGCCGCAAGGTGGGCGATCACCTGAGGCCGGAACTCCGCCAGCAGCTTCGCAATCAGCGCGGCGTCCGCGATGTCACCCTGTACGAAGCGGTAGCGAGGATTGTCTGCGACCAGATCGAGCGAGGACATCACACCAGCATAAGTAAGCTTGTCGAGGTTCAGAACCTCATGATCGCTTTCGCCGACCAGATGGCGTACCAGGGCAGAGCCGATGAACCCCGCGCCGCCCGTAACCAGTATGCGCATAAAACTCCCCTGATGAAAAAGTGCTGCCGGACCGTTCAGACCTACGGCGCCTCAATAGGTTCAAGCGGATCGCCCGTATAGGTAAAGGGGCTTTCGAATTGCGCAAGCAACGGCAGAGTCACGTCCTTGTCCGACAGGACCGGGCCGCTTGCGGGCAACGGCCAATCGATACCGATATCAAGGCAATTCCAGCGCACCCCGCCTTCGCAATCCGGAGCGTAAAAGTCCGACACTTTGTAAAGGACTTCGGTGTCGGGCGCGGTTGTAACGAACGCATGGCCGAAACCCACCGGCAGGTAAAGCTGGTGGCCATTTTTCGCCGTTAGTTCCGCGGCCGCGAACTGTCCGTAGGTCGGCGATCCCTTGCGAAGATCAACTGCGTAATCGATAATCGCGCCGCGTAAACAACGGACGAGTTTCGCCTGGGGGTGGGGAGGTATCTGAAAATGAATGCCGCGTATTGTCCCCACAGGCCCGGAAAAGCTATGGTTGTCCTGCACGAACGTGACATCGACACCCTGCTGCGCCCAACGGGTGGCGACATAGGTTTCGGAAAACCAACCACGCGAATCTCCAAAACGCTTCGGCGTGATAAGTTTCACCGGATTGCCCACGATCTGAGTCTTTCGTCTTTGTTGTGCAGTGCACCGGTAGCACATAGATGCATCCGGGCAACGGGTATTCCTCAACTAGGGTCATATGTGGACGGCTCCCCCTGGCAAGACCCTGGCGCGTCAGCAGGACTGCGCATGTCAGCTTCGTGCTGGACGCGCTGGAGCAGGCTATCATGAGCGGCGCCCTGTCCACCGTGACAGCCTCGTTCACCACAACGATCGCGGC
This region of Sphingobium sp. EM0848 genomic DNA includes:
- the rfbB gene encoding dTDP-glucose 4,6-dehydratase, coding for MRILVTGGAGFIGSALVRHLVGESDHEVLNLDKLTYAGVMSSLDLVADNPRYRFVQGDIADAALIAKLLAEFRPQVIAHLAAESHVDRSIDGPGEFIQTNIVGTYTMLQQALGYWQGLEGTEKDAFRFHHISTDEVFGSLGDTGYFTETTAYDPRSPYSSSKAASDHLVRAWGHTYGVPVLVTNCSNNYGPYHFPEKLIPLIIIRALAGSPLPVYGDGSNVRDWLFVEDHARALRAVFERGTPGETYNVGGNAERRNIDVVHAICAALDGQQPRADGRSYAEQITFVTDRPGHDQRYAIDASKIRRELGWEPGTSFEQGIARTVQWYLDNESWWRDILNGRYDTARLGLKAVS
- the rfbC gene encoding dTDP-4-dehydrorhamnose 3,5-epimerase; this translates as MGNPVKLITPKRFGDSRGWFSETYVATRWAQQGVDVTFVQDNHSFSGPVGTIRGIHFQIPPHPQAKLVRCLRGAIIDYAVDLRKGSPTYGQFAAAELTAKNGHQLYLPVGFGHAFVTTAPDTEVLYKVSDFYAPDCEGGVRWNCLDIGIDWPLPASGPVLSDKDVTLPLLAQFESPFTYTGDPLEPIEAP